Proteins encoded by one window of Salvia splendens isolate huo1 chromosome 5, SspV2, whole genome shotgun sequence:
- the LOC121805991 gene encoding cyclin-D3-3-like, whose product MVAPIQLTHHQNPIFDALYCEEEPKFEDLSEIEKPPSAILLDHDFYWEEQELKNLLIKEKNEIPLIIDEIDSDSPLKSARNEAIAWMLKVIRCYAFNASTAALAVNYFDRFVTSRCFQGEKPWMSQLAAVACLSVAAKVEETQVPLLLDLQVEESKFLFEAKTIQRMELLVLSTLQWRMNPVTPMLFVDHIGRRFEFVKNLHWEFLGRCESVILSAIADSRLTRYLPSVVAAATMIYAIREIGDEAAVEYEDQLMIVLRASKEEIDDCLSLISEATGGISRKSCLKRKFDSIPSSPSGVIDAYFSSDSSVDSWAFAMSASSSPEPMFKRSRDVAPLSSMSAGLANRAT is encoded by the exons atggttgCCCCAATCCAGCTAACCCATCACCAAAATCCCATCTTTGACGCTCTCTACTGCGAAGAGGAGCCCAAATTCGAGGATCTCTCCGAGATTGAAAAACCCCCTTCTGCGATTCTCCTTGACCACGACTTTTACTGGGAGGAGCAGGAGCTTAAAAACCTGTTAATCAAGGAGAAAAATGAAATCCCCTTAATAATCGATGAAATTGATTCCGATTCGCCTCTGAAATCGGCGAGAAACGAGGCTATTGCGTGGATGTTGAAGGTGATTCGCTGCTACGCCTTCAACGCCTCTACCGCTGCCTTGGCTGTGAACTATTTCGATAGATTTGTCACCAGCCGCTGCTTTCAGGGGGAGAAGCCATGGATGAGTCAGTTGGCTGCTGTCGCTTGTCTCTCTGTAGCTGCGAAAGTGGAGGAGACTCAAGTGCCCCTTTTGTTAGATTTGCAA GTTGAAGAATCTAAGTTTTTGTTCGAGGCGAAGACGATTCAGAGAATGGAGCTTCTTGTGCTCTCCACGCTCCAATGGAGGATGAATCCGGTGACGCCAATGTTGTTTGTCGACCACATCGGGAGGAGATTTGAGTTTGTGAAGAATCTACATTGGGAATTTTTGGGGAGATGCGAGAGTGTGATTCTCTCAGCCATTGCTG ATTCTAGGTTGACTCGTTATCTTCCTTCTGTGGTTGCTGCTGCAACAATGATTTATGCAATTAGAGAGATTGGAGATGAAGCTGCTGTGGAATATGAAGATCAACTTATGATTGTGTTGAGAGCTAGCAAG GAAGAGATTGATGATTGCCTCTCCCTCATCTCGGAGGCAACTGGTGGTATAAGCCGTAAATCTTGCTTGAAGCGCAAATTTGATTCGATTCCAAGCAGCCCGAGCGGTGTCATTGATGCCTACTTCAGCTCTGATAGCTCTGTGGATTCATGGGCGTTTGCAATGTCAGCATCATCTTCACCGGAGCCTATGTTCAAGAGAAGCAGGGATGTAGCTCCTCTAAGCAGCATGTCTGCCGGCCTGGCTAATCGAGCTACTTGA